One window of the Kiritimatiellales bacterium genome contains the following:
- a CDS encoding BrnT family toxin, translating to MRDLLGQIEGFDWDAGNSDKNWLKHSVSIKECEEIFFNEPLIVLEDLKHSMLEQRFAAYGITKDGRTLHVIFTSRNKKIRVISARDMHRKERIFYENKN from the coding sequence AGAGATCTGCTTGGTCAGATAGAGGGTTTTGATTGGGACGCCGGTAATAGCGACAAAAACTGGTTGAAGCACAGCGTTTCAATTAAAGAGTGCGAGGAAATATTTTTTAATGAGCCGTTGATTGTTTTGGAAGATTTAAAACATTCAATGCTTGAGCAGCGTTTTGCAGCGTACGGTATTACAAAGGATGGTCGAACATTGCATGTGATTTTTACATCGCGTAATAAAAAAATCCGTGTGATTTCAGCACGTGATATGCATCGAAAAGAGAGAATATTTTATGAAAACAAAAACTAA